One genomic region from Candidatus Afararchaeum irisae encodes:
- the gyrB gene encoding DNA topoisomerase (ATP-hydrolyzing) subunit B yields the protein MSEGEKESYDAQNIQVLEGLEAVRKRPAMYIGSTDSKGLHHLVYEVVDNSIDEALAGHCDTIRVSLHDDGTVSVEDNGRGIPVDEHDEHDKSAVEVVMTVLHAGGKFDSKSYQVSGGLHGVGVSVVNALSEWAVAEVRRNGEVYRQEYEKGVPVTDLEKTGETDEEDTGTRIRFKPDTEIFETGDFSFSTLENRLRELAFLNKGVKTVLHDEETGDENEFHYEGGLREFVEYLNESKEELHDDVIYLNEDVDGVKIELAVQATEEYSGSIHSFANNINTREGGTHLSGLKASLTRVVNDYADENGMLSEFDGENLKGEDVREGLTAVLSVKVPEPQFEGQTKTKLGNSEVRGIVEGTVNDFLKTYFEENPSTAKAVTSKAVEAARARKAAKKARDLERTKDNLVSTSLPGKLADCQKRDGSELFIVEGDSAGGSAKQARKRETQAVLPLSGKILNVEKHRLDRILENDEIRSLIEALGTGIGDEFDVDEARYDSVVLMTDADVDGAHIRTLLLTLLYRHMRPLLERGQVYAAQPPLYRIRCGSETYDAMTEDERETIVEENCGGTADQVQRFKGLGEMTPEQLWETTMNPENRVLKRITIEDASAADHIFSVLMGDTVEPRKEFIKSHSNDADWVDI from the coding sequence ATGTCAGAGGGAGAAAAGGAAAGCTATGACGCTCAGAACATACAGGTACTTGAGGGGCTCGAAGCGGTTCGTAAACGTCCGGCGATGTACATCGGTTCGACCGACTCGAAGGGGCTACACCATCTCGTCTACGAGGTTGTCGACAACTCGATAGACGAGGCTCTCGCTGGACACTGTGACACGATCCGGGTCAGTCTCCACGACGACGGTACTGTCTCTGTCGAGGACAACGGAAGGGGGATTCCCGTCGACGAACACGACGAACACGACAAGTCGGCTGTCGAGGTCGTTATGACAGTCCTCCACGCGGGGGGTAAGTTCGACTCGAAGTCTTACCAGGTCTCGGGAGGTCTCCACGGTGTAGGAGTCAGCGTCGTCAACGCTCTGAGTGAGTGGGCGGTCGCCGAGGTCAGACGGAACGGCGAGGTCTACAGACAGGAGTACGAGAAGGGCGTGCCTGTGACCGACCTCGAAAAGACAGGGGAGACCGATGAGGAAGACACTGGCACACGTATACGTTTCAAGCCCGACACCGAGATATTTGAGACAGGCGACTTCTCGTTTTCGACACTCGAAAACCGCCTCAGAGAGCTCGCATTCCTCAACAAGGGAGTCAAGACAGTCCTCCACGATGAGGAGACAGGCGACGAGAACGAGTTCCATTACGAGGGGGGTCTGAGGGAGTTCGTCGAGTACCTCAACGAGTCGAAGGAGGAGCTTCACGACGACGTCATCTACCTCAACGAGGACGTCGACGGAGTCAAGATAGAGCTCGCAGTCCAGGCTACTGAGGAGTACTCGGGAAGCATACACTCGTTTGCTAACAACATCAACACTCGTGAGGGAGGTACACATCTCTCGGGTCTAAAGGCTTCCCTCACGCGCGTCGTCAACGACTACGCCGACGAAAACGGGATGCTGAGCGAGTTCGACGGCGAGAACCTCAAGGGCGAGGACGTACGTGAGGGACTCACCGCAGTTCTGAGCGTCAAGGTTCCCGAGCCCCAGTTCGAGGGTCAGACGAAGACGAAGCTCGGTAACTCCGAGGTCAGGGGGATAGTCGAGGGGACTGTCAATGACTTCCTCAAGACCTACTTCGAGGAGAACCCATCGACCGCAAAGGCAGTAACATCGAAGGCTGTCGAGGCGGCGAGGGCGAGGAAGGCGGCGAAGAAGGCACGTGACCTCGAACGCACTAAGGATAACTTAGTCTCTACTTCTCTCCCCGGAAAGCTCGCTGACTGTCAGAAACGTGACGGCTCTGAGCTCTTCATAGTCGAGGGAGACTCGGCGGGAGGGAGCGCGAAGCAAGCTCGAAAACGTGAGACACAGGCTGTGCTTCCGTTGAGTGGGAAGATACTCAACGTCGAGAAACACCGTCTCGACAGGATTCTGGAGAACGACGAAATACGGTCTCTCATAGAGGCTCTCGGAACCGGAATAGGCGACGAGTTCGACGTTGATGAAGCGAGGTACGACAGCGTAGTTCTGATGACCGACGCCGACGTCGACGGCGCGCACATAAGAACGCTCCTCCTGACGCTCCTCTACCGCCACATGAGACCTCTCCTCGAACGCGGACAGGTCTATGCCGCACAGCCGCCTCTCTACCGTATCAGATGCGGAAGCGAGACCTACGACGCGATGACAGAGGACGAGCGGGAGACGATAGTCGAGGAGAACTGTGGAGGTACTGCCGACCAGGTTCAGAGGTTCAAGGGTCTCGGGGAGATGACACCAGAACAGCTCTGGGAGACGACTATGAACCCCGAGAACCGTGTTCTCAAGAGGATCACTATAGAGGACGCGAGTGCCGCCGACCACATCTTCTCCGTCCTGATGGGAGACACAGTAGAGCCACGGAAGGAGTTCATAAAGAGCCACTCGAACGACGCCGACTGGGTCGATATATAG
- the gyrA gene encoding DNA gyrase subunit A — MSETAPTEYDYPEVDASEIKNVPAEREMEQSYIDYAMSVIAGRALPDVRDGLKPVHRRILYAMHGEGITSRSGHRKSSSVVGETMGNFHPHGDSAIYDTLVRMAQDFSMRYPLVDGQGNFGSIDGDPAAAMRYTEARMAPIAEELLTDIDKDTVNWESNYDDRLEEPEVLPAAFPNLLVNGSSGIAVGMSTNIPPHNLGEIVDATVELIDNPEASVEDLMEHVRGPDFPTGGKIVGKSPIRSAYKTGRGKVRLRGEIEIDEDERRIVITEIPYQVDKSDLVEKIAELADEGRIEGVSALRDESDRDGIRVVVDLKRNAVAEVVKNQLLDNTRLETTFGIINLALVDGQPRVLDLKQTLEEYIHHRKEVVRRRSEHDLEEAKDRAHILEGRLRAVENADEIVETIRNSEDRDEAKNEIVERGFSEEQADHVVRMQLGSLTSLESDEIESEYSGVQDDIDRLEAVLADESELMSLIKEELLEIKREYADERKTRIETGKDEVTDEDLIPERDVFVVLTRDGYVKRMSPDEFDTQRRGGKGIIGAKVKEDDGVVEAFTANTHDYLLVFTDLGNVHWLKTYQIPEMSRTARGRSIVNLLDLEDGENVTAVESVESFEDGDASLCAVTREGRIKRTSLEAFSNPRTGGIIAADLEGDDVVVDTCVTDPDVDERIVVETRDGMVICFDEEEVREMGRNARGVKAVDLQDGDEVVSVFTSETDWDDEILTVTTDGYAKRTPQPEYRCQSRGGKGLIDIDIDVDADADSDRQKGVTASFKIEGNEEIVAVSETGQVLRTTADEVSEVGRNTQGVILMRLEEDDGVASVCLIEPDDE, encoded by the coding sequence ATGTCAGAGACAGCACCAACAGAGTACGACTACCCCGAGGTAGACGCGTCCGAGATAAAGAACGTTCCCGCTGAGAGGGAGATGGAACAGTCGTACATCGACTACGCGATGTCGGTGATAGCGGGACGTGCTCTACCCGACGTACGTGACGGTCTCAAGCCCGTCCACCGCAGGATACTCTATGCGATGCACGGCGAGGGTATCACGAGCCGTTCGGGTCACAGAAAGTCGTCTTCAGTAGTCGGAGAGACTATGGGTAACTTCCATCCCCACGGCGACTCGGCGATATACGACACACTCGTGAGAATGGCACAGGACTTCTCGATGCGTTACCCTCTCGTCGACGGACAGGGTAACTTCGGGTCTATAGACGGAGATCCAGCCGCGGCGATGCGTTACACTGAGGCGAGGATGGCTCCGATAGCCGAGGAGCTTCTGACCGACATAGACAAGGACACCGTCAACTGGGAGTCGAACTACGACGACAGATTAGAGGAGCCAGAGGTTCTCCCCGCGGCGTTCCCCAACCTACTCGTCAACGGCTCGTCGGGAATCGCAGTCGGGATGTCGACCAACATACCTCCGCACAACTTAGGCGAGATAGTCGACGCGACCGTCGAGCTAATAGACAATCCCGAGGCGTCGGTCGAGGATCTGATGGAACACGTCAGAGGTCCCGACTTCCCGACAGGGGGTAAGATAGTCGGCAAGTCGCCGATACGTTCGGCGTACAAGACAGGCAGGGGAAAGGTACGTCTCCGCGGCGAGATAGAGATAGACGAAGACGAACGCCGTATCGTAATCACCGAGATACCGTACCAGGTCGACAAGTCGGATCTCGTCGAGAAGATAGCAGAGCTCGCCGATGAGGGGCGCATAGAGGGAGTCTCGGCTCTCAGAGACGAGTCCGACAGGGACGGTATACGTGTAGTCGTCGACCTCAAGAGGAACGCAGTCGCCGAGGTCGTCAAGAACCAGCTTCTCGACAACACGCGTCTCGAAACCACCTTCGGCATCATAAACCTCGCACTCGTCGACGGACAGCCACGTGTACTCGACCTCAAACAGACACTCGAAGAGTATATACATCACAGGAAGGAGGTCGTCAGAAGACGTTCTGAACACGACTTGGAGGAGGCGAAAGACCGCGCGCATATACTCGAAGGACGTCTCAGAGCGGTCGAGAACGCCGACGAGATCGTCGAGACTATACGTAACTCCGAGGACAGGGACGAGGCGAAGAACGAGATCGTCGAAAGAGGCTTCTCGGAGGAACAGGCAGACCACGTCGTACGTATGCAGTTAGGAAGCCTGACGTCGCTCGAATCCGACGAGATAGAGTCGGAGTACTCCGGCGTACAGGACGACATAGACAGGCTCGAAGCCGTCCTCGCCGACGAGTCGGAGCTTATGAGCCTCATAAAGGAGGAGCTACTCGAAATTAAGCGTGAGTACGCCGACGAGCGCAAGACACGTATAGAGACGGGGAAGGACGAGGTCACCGACGAGGATCTCATACCCGAGAGGGACGTATTCGTAGTTCTTACACGCGACGGATACGTCAAACGTATGAGTCCAGACGAGTTCGACACACAGAGAAGGGGAGGAAAGGGTATCATAGGCGCGAAGGTCAAGGAAGACGACGGGGTAGTTGAGGCGTTCACCGCGAACACACACGACTACCTCCTCGTCTTCACCGACTTAGGAAACGTCCACTGGCTCAAGACCTACCAGATACCCGAGATGAGCCGAACCGCGAGAGGTCGGAGCATAGTCAACCTTCTCGACCTCGAAGACGGCGAGAACGTCACAGCGGTTGAGTCGGTCGAGAGCTTCGAAGACGGAGACGCGAGTCTGTGTGCGGTCACTCGTGAGGGACGTATAAAGAGGACGTCGCTCGAAGCCTTCTCGAACCCCCGAACGGGAGGCATAATAGCCGCCGACCTCGAAGGAGACGACGTCGTAGTCGATACCTGTGTGACTGACCCCGACGTCGACGAGAGGATCGTCGTCGAGACTAGAGACGGAATGGTGATCTGTTTCGACGAGGAGGAGGTTCGTGAGATGGGCAGGAACGCACGCGGAGTTAAGGCTGTAGACCTACAGGACGGCGACGAGGTCGTCAGCGTCTTCACGTCCGAGACCGACTGGGACGACGAGATACTCACGGTTACGACCGACGGATACGCCAAACGGACGCCACAGCCCGAGTACCGGTGTCAGAGCCGGGGAGGAAAGGGACTCATAGACATAGATATAGACGTAGACGCCGATGCCGACTCCGACAGACAGAAGGGAGTAACAGCGTCGTTCAAGATAGAAGGCAACGAGGAGATAGTAGCCGTCTCGGAGACCGGACAGGTCTTACGTACGACAGCCGACGAGGTATCTGAGGTCGGGAGGAACACACAGGGGGTCATACTCATGCGTCTTGAGGAAGACGACGGTGTTGCCTCAGTCTGTCTGATAGAGCCCGACGACGAGTAA
- a CDS encoding DUF420 domain-containing protein: MASAKEHGSLEKRVWGVSLVVSVVAVTLIALSSRSMLPEPLVPPAPDWLLSTIPHINAVLVLTALVTVVLGYRAIQDGRVSDHARYMMVTTVLFFVFLAFYLVRLANLGTTEFGGSEFVYSYVYLPFLGIHMLLAIICIPLVLYAAIIGVSLDVSEIRKTAHPRVGRVATPLWAVSFLFGFVVYLMLHHIF; encoded by the coding sequence ATGGCTTCTGCTAAGGAGCACGGGAGTCTCGAAAAACGGGTGTGGGGAGTCTCGTTAGTCGTATCTGTGGTCGCTGTCACCCTAATCGCGCTGTCGTCGCGGAGTATGCTTCCCGAGCCTCTCGTCCCGCCTGCACCCGACTGGCTTCTCTCGACGATACCCCACATAAATGCCGTACTCGTTCTCACCGCACTCGTGACCGTAGTGCTCGGATACAGAGCGATCCAGGACGGACGTGTCTCCGACCACGCGAGGTACATGATGGTCACGACGGTACTCTTCTTCGTATTCCTCGCCTTCTACCTCGTGCGTCTCGCCAACCTCGGGACTACGGAGTTCGGCGGTTCGGAGTTCGTATACTCGTACGTCTACCTGCCTTTCCTCGGTATACATATGCTCCTCGCTATAATCTGTATACCTCTCGTCCTCTACGCCGCAATAATCGGAGTCTCGCTCGATGTCTCCGAGATAAGGAAGACAGCACATCCCAGAGTCGGCAGGGTAGCCACTCCACTCTGGGCGGTAAGCTTCCTCTTCGGCTTCGTCGTCTACCTCATGCTACACCACATATTCTGA
- the moeB gene encoding molybdopterin-synthase adenylyltransferase MoeB, with protein MADGIANLNQEQIDRYSRHIILDQVGAEGQSKLLSSRVLVIGAGGLGSPVIQYLAAVGVGTIGIVDDDEVERSNLQRQVIHGDDDVGRPKVDSAEDFVARLNPDVEVEKYETRIDENNIDNIIESFDFVIDATDNFATRYLVNDACTLADKPFSHGAIFKFEGQVTSFTDPEGPCYRCMFPEAPPPGMMPNCAEAGVIGVLPGIIGVVQATEAVKYLLDIGDSLDGRMMFYDSTDMSFEEVEIHKDPNCPVCSESPEITSVKDEEVEYSHACSIN; from the coding sequence ATGGCAGACGGAATAGCTAATCTCAACCAAGAGCAGATTGACCGTTACTCACGTCACATAATACTCGATCAGGTGGGGGCGGAGGGACAGTCTAAGCTTCTCAGCTCTCGCGTTCTAGTTATTGGCGCGGGAGGTCTCGGATCTCCTGTTATACAGTACCTCGCCGCCGTCGGCGTCGGAACCATAGGTATAGTCGACGACGACGAGGTCGAGAGGTCGAACCTCCAGAGACAGGTCATACACGGAGACGACGACGTCGGGAGACCCAAGGTCGACTCGGCGGAGGACTTCGTCGCACGTCTCAACCCCGACGTCGAGGTCGAGAAGTACGAGACTAGGATAGACGAGAACAACATAGACAACATAATAGAGAGCTTCGACTTCGTCATAGACGCCACCGACAACTTCGCGACGCGTTACCTCGTCAACGACGCGTGTACACTCGCAGACAAGCCCTTCTCACACGGTGCTATATTCAAGTTCGAGGGTCAGGTCACCTCGTTTACCGACCCCGAGGGACCGTGTTACAGATGCATGTTCCCCGAAGCTCCTCCCCCAGGCATGATGCCCAACTGTGCCGAGGCGGGAGTCATAGGCGTTCTTCCCGGGATCATAGGCGTCGTACAGGCGACAGAGGCTGTGAAGTATCTCCTCGACATAGGTGACAGCCTCGACGGACGTATGATGTTCTACGACTCGACCGACATGTCGTTCGAAGAAGTCGAGATACACAAGGATCCCAACTGTCCCGTCTGTTCGGAGTCGCCCGAGATAACAAGCGTGAAGGACGAGGAGGTCGAGTACAGTCACGCGTGTTCGATAAACTAA
- a CDS encoding DUF5785 family protein — MAITEPEDGRSYGMAKVTHWVDEEDFPITKDDLESHADEDLMLSYRESVRFGDVLERVDQTEFDDIVSMWQALGDALRQIDPDRVA, encoded by the coding sequence ATGGCTATAACTGAACCCGAAGACGGACGTTCGTACGGAATGGCAAAAGTGACCCACTGGGTCGACGAAGAAGACTTCCCGATCACCAAGGACGACTTGGAGAGCCACGCCGACGAGGATCTGATGCTGAGCTACAGAGAGTCGGTCAGATTCGGCGACGTACTCGAACGTGTCGACCAGACCGAGTTCGACGACATAGTCAGCATGTGGCAGGCACTCGGAGACGCACTCAGACAGATAGACCCCGACAGAGTCGCGTAA